A stretch of the Rosa rugosa chromosome 5, drRosRugo1.1, whole genome shotgun sequence genome encodes the following:
- the LOC133710962 gene encoding uncharacterized protein LOC133710962 produces MESISGGRVSSSTINNTPSTADQKVAVVDPISPDFRKAISSVLSRWNGLEMAVQNQWGGRDSTHKAQQLSADILSWFSQSKAAPRYVEDLENLLHERMILSFNTDIEDGSIEEVAEQLMIVHEEYLHGNH; encoded by the exons ATGGAATCCATCAGCGGAGGACGTGTGAGTAGTAGCACTATCAACAATACACCTTCCACCGCAGATCAAAAGGTGGCTGTTGTTGACCCCATATCTCCTGATTTCCGAAAAGCCATCTCGTCGGTTCTTTCGCGGTGGAATGGCCTCGAAATGGCTGTCCAGAACCAGTGGGGTGGCCGAGACTCCACCCACAAAGCTCAGCAGCTCTCTGCCGATATTCTCTCTTGGTTCTCTCAATCCAAAGCAG CACCACGTTACGTGGAAGATCTCGAAAATTTGCTCCATGAACGTATGATTCTCTCCTTCAACACAGACATTGAAGATGGGAGCATTGAGGAg GTGGCTGAGCAATTGATGATTGTACATGAGGAATACTTGCATGGAAACCATTAA
- the LOC133711377 gene encoding probable proteasome inhibitor, which yields MVVIRAARPTFRNENNKVAFAVYASFTVSDYKLLTSSSTEEVGIEKWNELENEYAFVHLNSKKVLVKCLVIDGTLSVDTLAEGASQNVHYEFKVSDYVQENEGSNYSSQFKNLDIYQSLLVRVIWKLVAWVKTLIMMNPRFHSHSLWVF from the exons ATGGTGGTCATCAGAGCCGCTCGCCCAACTTTCCGCAATGAAAACAACAAGGTCGCCTTTGCAGTTTACGCTTCCTTCACCGTCTCTGACTACAAGTTACTCACCTCTTCCTCAACTG AGGAAGTGGGCATTGAGAAATGGAACGAGCTGGAGAACGAGTACGCGTTCGTGCATTTGAACTCGAAGAAGGTTCTGGTGAAGTGTCTTGTGATTGATGGAACATTAAGCGTAGATACTCTGGCTGAGGGGGCTTCTCAGAACGTTCACTATGAATTCAA GGTTAGTGATTATGTGCAAGAAAATGAGGGCAGTAATTACTCATCACAATTTAAGAACTTGGATATATATCAATCTCTGTTAGTGAGAGTAATATGGAAGTTGGTGGCTTGGGTGAAGACCCTGATCATGATGAACCCTCGTTTTCACTCTCATAGTCTATGGGTATTTTGA